One segment of Streptomyces sp. NBC_01463 DNA contains the following:
- a CDS encoding dihydrofolate reductase family protein, with protein MRIVISEFISLDGVVQAPGGPEEDTDGGFAHGGWSHPFFDPEVVGGAFDSAMSSARALLFGRRTWQTMAAAWPDRAGDPFADRMNAIEKYVVTGTLGDSDLTWNNTERIDGEKFVGRIQELRDKGDGDLLVMGSPTLVRGLLSEGLVDELKLVIMPVLLGGGKSIFPADGGLRTLELVSTTVSGAGVQVCTYRPVARD; from the coding sequence ATGCGCATCGTCATCAGCGAGTTCATCAGCCTGGACGGCGTCGTGCAGGCGCCGGGCGGTCCCGAGGAGGACACCGACGGCGGCTTCGCCCACGGCGGCTGGTCGCACCCCTTCTTCGACCCCGAGGTGGTGGGCGGCGCCTTCGACAGCGCGATGAGCTCCGCCCGGGCGCTGCTGTTCGGCCGCCGCACCTGGCAGACGATGGCGGCGGCCTGGCCCGATCGGGCCGGCGACCCGTTCGCCGACCGGATGAACGCCATCGAGAAGTACGTCGTGACCGGCACCCTGGGCGACTCCGACCTGACCTGGAACAACACCGAGCGCATCGACGGCGAGAAGTTCGTGGGGCGCATTCAGGAGCTGCGCGACAAGGGCGACGGCGATCTGCTGGTCATGGGCAGCCCCACCCTGGTGCGCGGTCTGCTGAGTGAGGGCCTCGTCGACGAGCTCAAGCTCGTGATCATGCCGGTGCTGCTCGGTGGCGGAAAGTCGATCTTCCCTGCGGACGGCGGCCTGCGCACCCTGGAGCTGGTCTCGACGACCGTCAGCGGCGCCGGAGTTCAGGTCTGCACGTACCGGCCGGTGGCCAGGGACTAG